The following are from one region of the Novosphingobium humi genome:
- the cysD gene encoding sulfate adenylyltransferase subunit CysD, translating into MSQGLARSTLTHLERLEAESIHIIREVVAEAENPVMLYSVGKDSAVMLHLARKAFYPAPPPFPLLHVDTTWKFRAMYDLRNRMAELSGMELLVYQNPEAKERGINPFDHGALHTDMWKTEGLKQALDKYGFDAAFGGARRDEEKSRAKERIFSFRTASHGWDPKNQRPELWNLYNAKKAKGESIRVFPISNWTELDVWQYIHLNDIPIVPLYFAEERPTVERDGMLLMVDDDRFPLREGEVPVMRSIRFRTLGCYPLTGAVESSAKTLPEVIQETLLTTTSERQGRAIDKDAGGAGMEVKKQQGYF; encoded by the coding sequence ATGTCCCAAGGTCTGGCCCGATCCACGCTCACGCATTTGGAGCGATTGGAGGCCGAGAGCATTCACATCATCCGCGAGGTGGTGGCCGAGGCGGAAAACCCGGTGATGCTCTATTCGGTGGGCAAGGATTCGGCCGTGATGCTGCACCTGGCGCGCAAGGCGTTCTATCCCGCGCCGCCGCCCTTCCCGCTGCTGCATGTGGACACGACGTGGAAATTCCGCGCGATGTATGACTTGCGCAACCGCATGGCCGAACTGTCGGGGATGGAACTGCTGGTCTATCAGAACCCCGAGGCCAAGGAGCGCGGGATCAATCCGTTCGACCATGGCGCTCTCCACACCGACATGTGGAAGACGGAAGGGTTGAAGCAGGCGCTGGACAAATATGGTTTCGACGCGGCCTTTGGCGGCGCGCGGCGCGATGAGGAAAAGAGCCGCGCCAAGGAGCGCATCTTCTCCTTCCGCACCGCCAGCCACGGCTGGGACCCGAAGAACCAGCGCCCAGAACTCTGGAACCTCTACAACGCCAAGAAGGCCAAGGGCGAAAGCATCCGCGTCTTTCCGATCAGCAACTGGACCGAGCTGGACGTTTGGCAATACATCCACCTCAACGATATCCCCATCGTGCCTTTGTATTTTGCCGAGGAGCGGCCCACGGTCGAGCGCGACGGGATGCTGCTGATGGTCGATGATGACCGCTTCCCCCTGCGCGAGGGCGAAGTGCCGGTGATGCGTTCGATCCGGTTCCGCACGCTGGGTTGCTATCCGCTGACCGGCGCGGTTGAGAGCAGTGCCAAGACTCTGCCCGAAGTCATTCAGGAAACCTTGCTGACCACCACCAGCGAGCGGCAAGGGCGCGCCATCGACAAGGATGCAGGCGGCGCAGGCATGGAAGTCAAAAAGCAGCAGGGGTATTTCTGA
- a CDS encoding DUF2061 domain-containing protein — translation MLLFNGHESHSRSLIKGISWRVLGSIDTFILSWLFSGNAKTAGAIASTEVITKVLLYYFHERVWSSINWGAQRAAPNDPAAEI, via the coding sequence ATGTTGCTCTTCAATGGCCATGAATCCCATAGCCGCTCGCTGATCAAGGGCATCAGCTGGCGCGTTCTGGGCAGCATCGACACGTTCATCCTCAGCTGGCTGTTCTCCGGCAATGCCAAGACAGCCGGCGCCATCGCCAGCACCGAGGTGATCACCAAGGTGCTGCTCTATTACTTCCACGAACGGGTGTGGAGCTCGATCAACTGGGGCGCGCAACGGGCCGCCCCCAATGATCCGGCCGCCGAGATTTGA
- a CDS encoding HNH endonuclease signature motif containing protein, with protein MSGWPYNTTAWKKLRKLKLATSPLCEDCLRINRVVTANHVDHRHAVSQGGPAFPPLNGLASLCHPCHSAKTARSPEAGAVRTSKPRRGCTADGLPLDHRHPWAASPEHEKSLRAGRSTPPSKENR; from the coding sequence ATGAGTGGATGGCCCTACAACACCACGGCATGGAAGAAGCTTCGCAAACTGAAGCTGGCCACGTCTCCTCTTTGCGAAGACTGCCTGCGGATCAACCGCGTGGTCACAGCCAACCACGTCGACCATCGCCATGCCGTTAGCCAAGGTGGCCCTGCCTTCCCGCCGCTAAATGGCCTCGCGAGCCTCTGCCACCCCTGTCACAGCGCCAAGACTGCCCGCTCGCCGGAGGCTGGCGCGGTACGCACCAGCAAGCCGCGCCGGGGCTGCACGGCGGATGGCCTGCCCCTCGACCATCGGCACCCATGGGCCGCATCCCCTGAACACGAAAAATCTCTCAGGGCTGGGCGGTCAACACCGCCCTCCAAAGAGAACAGATAG
- a CDS encoding 3'(2'),5'-bisphosphate nucleotidase CysQ: MADAELAAKLARVAGQLLITVRDSGLVTGKALGKAGDATANQFLVHALRAARAEDGLLSEEEKDNFERLDQSRVWIVDPVDGTREYGEARADWAVHVGLAVDGAPVLGAVALPGADAVYRSDAPVAVPPAPEVLRMVVSRTRPAAEAVFVAEQLGAQLVPMGSAGAKAMAVIRGEADIYLHSGGQFEWDSCAPVAVALAHGLHCSRIDGSPLVYNQRDTYLPDLLICRPEHAARVLAEVALFQAEG, from the coding sequence ATGGCCGACGCCGAACTGGCCGCCAAACTGGCGCGCGTTGCGGGGCAATTGCTGATCACCGTGCGCGACAGCGGGCTGGTGACGGGCAAGGCACTGGGCAAGGCGGGCGATGCCACGGCCAACCAGTTCCTCGTCCATGCCCTGCGCGCGGCACGGGCCGAGGACGGCTTGCTGTCTGAAGAGGAAAAGGACAATTTCGAGCGGCTCGACCAGTCGCGCGTGTGGATCGTCGATCCGGTCGACGGCACACGCGAATATGGCGAGGCGCGCGCCGACTGGGCCGTGCATGTCGGTCTGGCGGTCGATGGCGCGCCGGTGCTGGGCGCGGTGGCTCTGCCCGGCGCGGATGCGGTCTATCGCAGCGATGCGCCTGTGGCGGTCCCCCCCGCGCCAGAGGTTTTGCGCATGGTGGTCAGCCGCACCCGACCCGCCGCCGAAGCGGTGTTCGTGGCCGAACAACTGGGCGCACAACTGGTGCCCATGGGCAGCGCGGGCGCGAAAGCCATGGCGGTGATTCGCGGCGAGGCCGATATTTACCTGCACTCGGGCGGACAATTCGAATGGGACAGTTGCGCGCCGGTCGCGGTCGCTTTGGCCCATGGCCTGCATTGCAGCCGGATCGACGGGTCGCCGCTGGTCTATAATCAGCGCGACACCTATCTGCCCGACCTGCTGATCTGCCGCCCCGAACATGCAGCGCGGGTGCTGGCCGAAGTGGCGCTTTTTCAGGCCGAAGGCTGA
- a CDS encoding MFS family transporter codes for MSEKKQGSIGAIVAASSGNLVEWFDFYIYAFCSIYFAGAFFPKADPTGQLLNTAGVFAAGFLMRPIGGWWFGRFADRHGRRLALVISVVTMAAGSLAIACLPTYARIGVWAPTLLVAARLVQGFALGGEYGTAATYMSEIATEGQRGFLSSFQYVTLVGGQLLAALLVVILQSLLPEAELKAWGWRIPFVIGALAALVALAARSRLEESGSAEARQAQEAGSLIALLRQHPRAFLSVLGFTAGGSLAFYTFTTYMQKYLVNSAGLPITTASRVMTVSLFLYMLMQPVMGALSDRIGRRSNMLIFSGGLAVLTVPLIALLQRAGSPVMAGALICVAMLLMSFYTSISGIIKAELFPTQVRALGVGFSYALANAIFGGTAEYAALWAKQAGHEGAFYWYVSAMMVMVFLVSLSLPRRAPYLRD; via the coding sequence GTGAGCGAGAAAAAGCAGGGCAGCATCGGCGCCATCGTCGCGGCCAGCAGCGGCAATCTGGTCGAATGGTTCGATTTCTACATCTATGCCTTCTGCTCGATCTATTTCGCCGGAGCCTTCTTTCCCAAGGCCGATCCGACCGGGCAATTGCTGAATACGGCGGGGGTCTTTGCGGCGGGGTTCCTTATGCGGCCCATCGGCGGCTGGTGGTTCGGGCGTTTTGCCGACCGCCATGGGCGGCGCCTTGCGCTGGTGATCTCGGTGGTGACGATGGCGGCTGGGTCTTTGGCCATCGCCTGTCTGCCCACCTATGCCAGGATCGGAGTATGGGCGCCCACATTGCTGGTGGCGGCGCGGCTGGTGCAGGGTTTCGCGCTGGGCGGGGAATATGGCACGGCGGCCACCTATATGAGCGAGATCGCCACCGAAGGGCAGCGCGGGTTTTTGTCATCCTTTCAATATGTGACGCTGGTGGGCGGGCAATTGCTGGCGGCACTTTTGGTGGTGATCCTGCAATCGCTCCTGCCTGAGGCGGAGTTGAAGGCTTGGGGCTGGCGCATTCCCTTTGTGATCGGCGCGCTGGCGGCGCTGGTGGCTCTGGCCGCACGTTCGCGGCTGGAGGAAAGCGGCAGCGCCGAGGCACGCCAGGCCCAGGAGGCGGGCAGCCTGATCGCCCTGCTGCGCCAACATCCGCGCGCGTTCCTTTCGGTGCTGGGCTTTACTGCGGGCGGGTCTTTGGCCTTTTACACCTTCACCACCTATATGCAGAAATATCTGGTCAATTCCGCGGGCCTGCCGATCACCACGGCAAGCCGGGTGATGACGGTCAGCCTGTTCCTCTACATGCTGATGCAGCCGGTGATGGGCGCGCTGTCGGACCGGATCGGGCGGCGCTCCAACATGCTGATCTTCAGCGGAGGGCTGGCGGTGCTGACCGTGCCCTTGATCGCGCTGTTGCAAAGGGCCGGATCGCCAGTGATGGCGGGGGCGCTGATCTGTGTCGCCATGCTCTTGATGAGTTTCTACACCTCGATTTCGGGCATCATCAAGGCCGAGTTGTTCCCCACGCAGGTGCGCGCGCTGGGGGTGGGCTTTTCCTATGCGCTGGCCAACGCGATCTTTGGCGGGACGGCCGAGTATGCCGCGCTCTGGGCCAAGCAGGCGGGCCATGAGGGCGCGTTCTACTGGTATGTGAGCGCGATGATGGTGATGGTCTTCCTCGTCAGCCTCAGCCTGCCGCGCCGCGCTCCCTATCTGCGTGATTGA
- a CDS encoding AAA family ATPase — protein sequence MNVQDCPPEEAAAIWQKMEEAAFAIKDPEIRAAYQRLYRSRLKRDFPQFVPRTSDGEPISGWVETTSNVFAYTGDVFQTLNPVEWHGIEPPPREWMLQDWLPRRRAAYLTGAGGAGKSLLGQQLATCVAMGLPFLGVDTTQGPAIYLTAEDDAQELQRRQRAICRALGVAEGDLQGKLILISLFGLAGNEMVRFDRDTGQETMPAWTKLQNTARATGAQLIVLDNVSHVYGGNEIDRLQVTTFANLLNGLAQEIDGTVMLIGHPNKAGDAYSGSTAWENAFRARLYFDAPKSDHAHSDPDARQLSLPKANYARKGSAIDVRWHEGALILDGDDAPSPVRQLRDISAASAENDAFLRCLDKATEDRRAVSHVPGVNYAPKIFAAMIEGKGYDEKAFARAMERLIHIKQVALDQQLWKDQFRKWKYGIARAVTHPSNTAKSLKSLAVTPAATSCGDPAATLCQVIENTCGDPAATPAVRPPIPYGDMGAPMNWGPPHPLDDPFGGDLDWSTDSGGDEP from the coding sequence ATGAATGTCCAAGACTGCCCGCCGGAAGAGGCCGCCGCGATCTGGCAGAAGATGGAAGAGGCTGCTTTTGCGATCAAAGACCCGGAAATTCGTGCCGCATACCAGCGCCTTTATCGTTCGCGACTGAAGCGCGATTTCCCTCAATTTGTACCACGGACAAGTGACGGCGAACCAATCTCGGGTTGGGTCGAAACTACCTCTAACGTCTTTGCCTATACCGGCGATGTATTCCAAACGCTGAACCCCGTGGAATGGCATGGCATTGAGCCGCCACCCCGCGAATGGATGCTTCAGGATTGGTTGCCTCGCCGCCGCGCAGCATATCTCACAGGCGCGGGCGGGGCGGGCAAGTCTCTGCTGGGCCAACAGTTGGCAACATGTGTAGCGATGGGGCTGCCATTCTTGGGCGTCGACACCACCCAAGGGCCAGCGATCTATCTGACTGCCGAGGATGACGCACAAGAGTTGCAAAGGCGCCAGAGAGCGATCTGCCGCGCGCTGGGCGTGGCCGAGGGCGATCTTCAAGGCAAGTTGATCCTGATTTCCCTGTTCGGTCTGGCGGGAAATGAGATGGTCAGATTTGACCGCGACACTGGGCAAGAAACCATGCCCGCATGGACCAAGCTGCAAAACACGGCAAGGGCCACAGGCGCGCAACTGATCGTGCTGGACAACGTTTCACACGTCTATGGCGGCAATGAAATTGATCGCCTTCAGGTGACCACCTTCGCCAATCTGCTGAACGGCTTGGCACAGGAAATCGACGGCACGGTGATGCTGATCGGCCACCCCAACAAGGCGGGCGATGCCTATTCGGGATCGACCGCATGGGAAAACGCCTTCCGCGCCCGCCTCTATTTCGACGCACCCAAAAGCGACCATGCACACAGCGACCCCGACGCGCGGCAACTCTCTTTGCCAAAGGCAAACTACGCCCGCAAAGGATCTGCCATTGATGTTCGTTGGCATGAAGGTGCGCTCATTCTGGACGGCGATGACGCCCCCAGCCCTGTCCGCCAACTTCGCGACATTAGCGCCGCTTCGGCAGAGAACGACGCTTTCTTGCGCTGTCTCGACAAGGCAACCGAAGACCGTCGCGCCGTCTCACACGTCCCCGGCGTCAACTATGCGCCCAAGATTTTCGCAGCGATGATCGAAGGCAAAGGTTATGATGAAAAGGCGTTTGCCAGGGCGATGGAACGCCTCATTCACATCAAGCAAGTCGCCCTCGATCAACAGCTCTGGAAGGACCAATTCCGCAAATGGAAGTACGGCATTGCTCGTGCGGTGACCCACCCAAGCAATACAGCTAAGTCATTGAAAAGCCTTGCGGTGACCCCTGCGGCGACCTCATGCGGTGACCCTGCGGCGACCCTTTGCCAAGTCATTGAAAACACTTGCGGCGACCCTGCGGCGACCCCTGCGGTGCGACCCCCTATCCCCTACGGGGATATGGGTGCCCCCATGAATTGGGGGCCACCCCATCCCCTCGATGATCCGTTTGGCGGCGACCTCGATTGGTCGACCGATAGCGGGGGTGACGAACCATGA
- a CDS encoding helix-turn-helix transcriptional regulator codes for MLDDEHRNLLGAFVRARRESIAPDTPERGRRRRTPGLRREELAERAGISATWVTWIEQGREVRASAQTLARLAEGLSLTGAERAYLFTLAGREDPRDPFLPATQAPAAIAAMVEALPWPAYGLDPAWNVCCANAEARDLFVGLFDEEPANLLRYIFTHPMARALLPDWDERCHRVLAEFRRDYGRVLGDPRVGAMVEALMAQSADFREAWGRQKVLAREGGARHFQHPVHGPLCFTQHTLAEVERGDFRLVVLQPSA; via the coding sequence ATGCTGGATGATGAACATCGCAATCTGCTGGGCGCCTTTGTGCGCGCCCGCCGGGAAAGCATCGCGCCCGATACGCCGGAACGCGGCCGCCGTCGCCGCACGCCGGGCCTGCGCCGCGAGGAATTGGCCGAGCGTGCGGGGATCAGCGCCACATGGGTGACATGGATCGAGCAGGGGCGCGAGGTGCGCGCCTCGGCGCAAACGCTGGCGCGTCTGGCCGAAGGGCTGAGTCTGACCGGGGCGGAGCGGGCCTATCTCTTCACACTGGCCGGGCGCGAGGACCCGCGCGATCCGTTCCTGCCCGCCACGCAGGCCCCGGCGGCAATTGCCGCCATGGTCGAGGCGCTGCCCTGGCCCGCCTATGGGCTGGACCCGGCGTGGAACGTGTGCTGCGCCAATGCGGAGGCGCGGGACCTGTTCGTCGGCCTGTTCGATGAAGAACCGGCCAATCTGCTGCGCTATATCTTCACTCATCCAATGGCCCGCGCGCTGCTGCCCGACTGGGACGAGCGATGCCACCGGGTGCTGGCCGAATTTCGGCGCGATTACGGCCGCGTGCTGGGCGATCCGCGGGTGGGGGCGATGGTGGAGGCGCTAATGGCCCAGAGCGCTGATTTCCGCGAGGCATGGGGGCGGCAAAAGGTGCTGGCGCGCGAGGGCGGCGCGCGTCACTTCCAGCATCCCGTGCATGGCCCGCTATGCTTTACCCAGCACACTCTGGCCGAGGTCGAGCGCGGCGATTTCCGGTTGGTGGTGCTTCAGCCTTCGGCCTGA
- the cysN gene encoding sulfate adenylyltransferase subunit CysN: MTEQPVYVVDSLIAEDIDAYLDTHQHKTMLRFITCGSVDDGKSTLIGRLLYDSKMIFEDQLAALEADSKRVGTQGQGIDFALLVDGLAAEREQGITIDVAYRFFNTEKRKFIVADTPGHEQYTRNMVTGASTADLAVILIDARKGVLTQTRRHSFLAHLIGIRNIVLAVNKMDLVDYSQSRFDEIVADYRAFASSIGIEDFVALPISGYMGDNITTLSANTPWYKAPAYFGRSLVDHLETVEVDTTRDLAKPFRMPVQWVNRPNLDFRGFAGLIASGSVKPGDAIRVLPSGKTSTVERIVTLDGDLAEAVAGQSVTLTFADEIDCSRGDVIAMADNPPQVADQFEASIVWMADSALIPGRAYWLKIGTQMVSATVQAPKYTINVNTMEHCAAKTLELNAIGVAEITTDRPITFEPYGDNRALGGFILIDKIGNGTVAAGMLHFALRRAQNVHWQALDVTREARAEIKNQRPGVLWFTGLSGSGKSTIANLVEKKLHALGKHTFLLDGDNVRHGLNKDLGFTEADRIENIRRVGEVARLMTDAGLIVLTAFISPFRAERELARSLTPEGEFFEVFIDTPLDVAEARDVKGLYKKARSGALKNFTGIDSPYEAPENPEIRIDTTKISPADAAELIVAKLLGDYWMPEI, encoded by the coding sequence ATGACCGAACAACCCGTTTACGTCGTCGACTCGCTGATTGCCGAAGACATCGACGCCTATCTCGACACGCATCAGCACAAGACGATGCTGCGCTTCATCACCTGCGGGTCGGTGGACGATGGCAAGAGTACGCTGATCGGGCGTTTGCTCTATGATTCCAAGATGATCTTTGAAGACCAGCTGGCCGCGCTAGAGGCCGATTCCAAGCGCGTGGGCACGCAGGGTCAGGGGATCGATTTTGCCCTGCTGGTCGATGGTCTGGCCGCCGAGCGCGAACAGGGCATCACGATCGACGTCGCCTATCGCTTCTTCAACACCGAAAAGCGCAAGTTCATCGTGGCCGACACGCCCGGCCATGAACAATATACGCGCAACATGGTGACCGGCGCCAGCACGGCGGACCTTGCCGTGATCCTGATCGACGCGCGCAAAGGCGTGCTGACGCAAACGCGGCGGCACTCGTTCCTTGCCCATCTGATCGGCATCCGCAACATCGTGCTGGCGGTCAACAAGATGGATCTGGTCGATTATTCCCAGAGCCGCTTTGACGAGATCGTCGCCGATTACCGCGCCTTTGCCTCCAGCATCGGGATCGAGGATTTTGTCGCGCTGCCGATCTCCGGCTATATGGGCGACAATATCACCACCCTGTCGGCCAACACGCCGTGGTATAAGGCCCCCGCCTATTTCGGGCGCAGTCTGGTCGATCATCTCGAAACGGTCGAGGTCGACACCACGCGTGATCTGGCCAAGCCTTTCCGCATGCCGGTGCAGTGGGTCAACCGCCCCAATCTCGATTTCCGCGGCTTTGCCGGCCTGATCGCCAGCGGCAGCGTGAAACCGGGCGATGCCATCCGCGTCCTGCCCAGCGGCAAGACCAGCACGGTCGAACGTATCGTCACGCTCGACGGCGATTTGGCCGAAGCGGTCGCGGGCCAGTCGGTCACGCTGACCTTTGCCGATGAGATCGACTGCTCGCGCGGCGATGTCATCGCTATGGCCGACAATCCGCCGCAAGTGGCCGATCAGTTCGAGGCCAGCATCGTGTGGATGGCCGACAGCGCGCTGATCCCGGGCCGCGCCTATTGGCTGAAAATCGGCACCCAGATGGTCTCGGCCACGGTGCAGGCGCCCAAATACACGATCAACGTCAACACGATGGAGCATTGCGCGGCCAAGACGCTGGAGCTCAATGCCATCGGCGTGGCGGAAATCACCACCGACCGCCCGATCACCTTTGAGCCCTATGGCGACAATCGCGCGCTGGGCGGCTTCATCCTGATCGACAAGATCGGCAATGGCACGGTTGCGGCCGGCATGCTGCATTTTGCCTTGCGCCGCGCCCAGAACGTGCATTGGCAGGCGCTGGACGTGACGCGCGAGGCCCGCGCCGAAATCAAGAACCAGCGCCCCGGCGTGCTGTGGTTCACCGGCCTGTCGGGTTCGGGCAAGAGCACCATCGCCAATCTGGTCGAAAAGAAGCTCCATGCCTTGGGCAAGCACACGTTCCTGCTCGACGGCGACAATGTGCGCCACGGGCTGAACAAGGATCTGGGCTTTACCGAAGCCGACCGCATCGAAAACATCCGCCGCGTGGGCGAAGTGGCGCGCCTGATGACGGATGCTGGCCTGATCGTGCTGACCGCGTTCATCAGCCCCTTCCGCGCCGAGCGCGAATTGGCGCGCAGCCTGACGCCGGAGGGTGAATTCTTCGAGGTCTTCATCGACACGCCCCTGGACGTGGCCGAGGCGCGCGACGTCAAGGGCCTGTACAAAAAGGCCCGCTCGGGGGCGCTCAAGAACTTCACCGGGATCGACAGCCCCTATGAAGCTCCCGAAAACCCCGAAATCCGCATCGACACCACCAAGATCAGCCCCGCAGACGCCGCCGAATTGATCGTCGCAAAACTGCTCGGCGACTACTGGATGCCGGAAATCTGA
- a CDS encoding class I SAM-dependent methyltransferase — translation MTTAHDTLVQHQFGATAQDYVSSATHAQGADLIHIAAMAAQASPVHALDLGCGGGHVAYAMAPHAARVTACDLSADMLTAVEAESARRGFAHIATIRAAAEELPFADGSFDFLACRFSAHHWRDVARGLAEARRVLRPGARAVFADVIAPPLAAADTHLQAIEVLRDPSHGRNYSARQWAAMLAEAGFTITDQQQGRLRMEFAAWTARMRTPGPAMAAIRLIQTRASQEVADHFGIEEDRSYTLDTIVLTAA, via the coding sequence ATGACCACCGCCCACGACACTTTGGTCCAGCACCAGTTTGGCGCCACCGCGCAGGATTACGTTTCCAGCGCCACCCACGCGCAGGGCGCGGACCTGATCCATATCGCCGCCATGGCCGCGCAGGCGAGCCCTGTTCACGCGCTCGATCTGGGCTGCGGCGGCGGGCATGTGGCCTATGCCATGGCGCCCCATGCCGCGCGCGTCACCGCCTGTGATCTGTCGGCCGACATGCTGACCGCCGTCGAGGCGGAAAGCGCCCGGCGCGGCTTTGCCCATATCGCAACCATCCGCGCCGCCGCCGAGGAACTGCCCTTTGCCGATGGTTCTTTCGATTTCCTCGCCTGCCGCTTTTCCGCGCATCATTGGCGCGATGTGGCGCGCGGTCTGGCCGAAGCGCGGCGCGTATTGCGGCCCGGTGCGCGCGCGGTGTTTGCCGATGTGATCGCCCCGCCACTGGCCGCCGCCGACACCCATCTGCAGGCGATCGAAGTGCTGCGCGATCCCTCGCACGGGCGCAATTACAGCGCGCGCCAATGGGCCGCCATGCTGGCCGAAGCGGGCTTTACGATAACGGATCAGCAGCAGGGCCGCCTGCGCATGGAATTTGCCGCATGGACCGCCCGGATGCGCACGCCCGGCCCCGCCATGGCCGCGATTCGCCTCATCCAGACCCGCGCCAGCCAGGAAGTGGCCGATCATTTCGGAATCGAGGAGGATCGGTCCTACACGCTGGACACAATCGTGCTGACGGCGGCCTGA
- a CDS encoding terminase large subunit: MAADLFNLDPVQPGAKPWEQPGLTRGERVVAFIESLPVTKGFGAGQTVKLEDFQRDWILSIYQDGDDGLRQVRTGLLSVARGNGKTVLCAGLTLAHLCGPEAEQRGECYSAAATKEQASLIFAEMEATILATPWMAARLNVRTFNKVIEDHVTGSIYKALASDGKSVHGLASSFVVCDELAQWQSRELFDVLRTSLGKREQPLLLVIGTQSPRAENIMSELVDYSGRIDSGEIADDSFHGAVYAVPDDADPFDPANWPLANPALGKFRSARELGEEAMRAQRMPTFEPAFRNLYLNQRVDAEPKAINPAEWERCGQTFDPTSLAGRPCYGGLDLSSTRDLSALALYFPDDDGALVVHCWCPRDNMGEREETDRVPYRTWAKQGFIEATPGKAIDKHFIAARLAEVASQYDLRGLAFDRWGMADLKAILNREGISLPLVDWGQGFASMGPAVDAFETAMLSDKLRHAMHPILRWSAGNLVYEMDPAGLRKPSKNRSIDRIDPMVASIMAVGLSSRDEGPKVYQGAGIMWI; this comes from the coding sequence GTGGCGGCTGATCTTTTCAACCTCGATCCGGTGCAGCCGGGGGCAAAGCCATGGGAACAACCGGGCCTGACGCGCGGCGAGCGGGTTGTCGCGTTCATCGAGTCGCTTCCCGTCACAAAAGGCTTTGGCGCTGGCCAGACGGTCAAGCTGGAAGACTTTCAGCGCGATTGGATACTCTCGATCTACCAAGACGGCGATGACGGGTTGCGCCAAGTCCGCACCGGCCTGCTGTCGGTCGCACGGGGCAACGGCAAGACCGTGCTTTGCGCTGGCCTCACCCTTGCCCACCTTTGCGGGCCAGAGGCCGAACAGCGCGGCGAATGCTATTCAGCCGCGGCGACCAAGGAACAAGCCTCGCTGATCTTTGCCGAGATGGAAGCGACCATTCTGGCAACGCCTTGGATGGCCGCCCGCCTCAACGTGCGGACCTTCAACAAGGTGATCGAGGATCACGTCACCGGCTCGATATACAAGGCTCTGGCCAGCGACGGGAAGAGCGTTCACGGCCTCGCGTCGTCTTTCGTGGTCTGCGACGAACTGGCGCAATGGCAGAGCCGGGAACTGTTCGACGTGCTGCGCACCAGCCTTGGCAAACGCGAGCAGCCGCTGTTGCTGGTAATCGGCACCCAAAGCCCGCGCGCCGAAAACATCATGAGCGAGCTGGTCGATTATTCCGGCCGCATCGATTCGGGCGAGATCGCGGATGATAGCTTCCATGGCGCCGTCTATGCCGTGCCCGATGATGCCGATCCGTTCGACCCGGCCAACTGGCCCCTTGCCAACCCTGCCCTCGGCAAATTCCGATCCGCGCGAGAGCTGGGCGAGGAAGCCATGCGCGCCCAGCGGATGCCCACCTTCGAACCGGCTTTTCGCAATCTCTACCTAAACCAGCGCGTCGACGCCGAGCCGAAGGCGATCAACCCCGCCGAATGGGAACGCTGCGGCCAGACGTTCGACCCGACCTCGCTGGCTGGGCGCCCCTGCTATGGCGGTCTGGACCTGTCCAGCACGCGCGATCTGTCCGCGCTGGCCCTCTACTTCCCCGATGATGACGGCGCGCTTGTGGTGCATTGCTGGTGCCCCAGGGACAATATGGGCGAACGCGAGGAGACCGACCGGGTGCCCTATCGCACCTGGGCGAAGCAAGGCTTTATCGAAGCGACACCGGGCAAGGCCATCGACAAGCATTTCATCGCCGCACGCCTTGCCGAGGTGGCCAGCCAATACGATCTGCGCGGGCTGGCCTTTGACCGTTGGGGCATGGCCGATCTGAAGGCGATCTTGAACCGAGAGGGCATTTCGCTGCCGCTGGTGGATTGGGGGCAAGGTTTTGCCAGCATGGGGCCAGCGGTGGACGCCTTTGAAACCGCCATGCTATCCGACAAGCTGCGCCACGCAATGCACCCGATCTTGCGCTGGTCTGCCGGTAATCTGGTTTATGAGATGGACCCTGCCGGGCTTCGCAAGCCCAGCAAGAACCGCTCGATTGACCGCATCGACCCCATGGTGGCCTCGATCATGGCGGTGGGCCTGTCCAGCCGCGACGAGGGGCCGAAGGTCTATCAAGGGGCCGGGATTATGTGGATTTAA